GGATTCTAGGTGGTGTAACGGGCCCGTTATTAGGTGGATATATGTTAGATATAGGATTAGGTAATGTTTTATTTACGGTCCTTGGTATAGGATGTGTCGTTGCGGGAATCGTTTATTTATCATTGGATCGTTGGGTTGATGAGCGTTCAGAAATGGATCAAGAAAGAGTGAAAAGGGATCTTTCAGCCGTAAATCGATAAGCTATGATACTATAGATAATAAGTGAAAGCCCTTACTCCACAATGAGTAGGGGCTTCCTGTTTATGAAATACATATGGACGGAGGCGTGAAAGCAAATGATTGATTTAAGAAGTGATACGATTACAAAACCAACTGAAGACATGAGAAGAGCGATGTATGAAGCAGAAGTAGGCGATGATGTTTTCGGTGAGGATCCAACTGTCAAAAATCTTGAAACAAAAGCTGCTGACATATTAGGTAAGGAAGATGCCTTGTTCGTTACAAGCGGAACGCAAGGAAACCAGATTGCTGTCTTGACGCACTGTCAACCTGGTAATGAAATCATTTTGGAAGAGGATGCACACATCTTTTATTATGAAGGTGGAGCCATAGCGGCCTTTGCAGGTGTACAGACGCGAACGATAAAGGGAGATCGAGGAATGATTTCTCCGGCTCTTCTCAAAAAAGCAGTTCGTGGTGATGATATTCATTTTCCTGAAACCGGTTTAATTTGTATGGAAAATACGCATAACCGTGCTGGTGGTGCCATCGTACCTATAGATCATATGAGGGATGTTTATCAAGTTGCAAGTGAACATCATGTACCTTTACATTTAGATGGAGCTCGTCTATTTAACGCAGCTGCTGAATTGGAAAGACCAATTTCTGAATTTACAGAGCATACGACCACCGTTCAAATCTGCCTTTCAAAAGGTTTGGGTGCACCAGCGGGATCGATAATAGCAGGCGACCAAGCCTTTATTAAAAGAGCGCGTAAGTGGCGAAAACGACTAGGTGGAGGGCTTCGGCAAGTTGGTGTGTTAGCAGCACCTGGTTTAATTGCGATGACAGATATGGCCACACGACTTAAAGAAGATCATATTCGTGCACGCAAGCTTGCAGACGGATTAAGAACACTTAAAGATTTACAAGTTGTAAATCAAGTAGATACAAATATTGTTGTTGTTGAAACAAATAACTCTAATAAGTCTGTTGAAGTTTGGTTAAATGAGTTGAAAGATAAAGGCATTCTTGCTGTTCCATTTGGTCCTACTACAATTCGACTAACGACTCATCATCATATTACTGATTCAGATATTGAATCGACCCTTGCTGCGTTTAATCAGATCGTTTGAATGCATAGTAATGTCTAGGAGTAAACTAGATGAGAAAAGGTATGTAGGTTCAACAATAAAAAAATTCAATGATTTTCTAAAAAGAACTTGCCAAATGGCAGTTCTTTTTGCTATTATTTTACGTTGTAACTGGTGTTGTACCTGCAATACAATACTAATGGAATAGGTGATTGAACATGACAAAATCATATCGAGTATTACTTTATTACAAGTACGTTCCGATTGAGAACGCAGAACAGTTTAAAGAAGACCACTTAAATTTCTGTAAAGAACTTGGATTAAAAGGGCGTATCTTGATTGCCGATGAAGGGATCAATGGTACCGTATCCGGAACTGTGGAACAGACGGATGCTTACATGGAAGCTCTTAATAATGATGACAGATTTAAAGGCATTGAGTTTAAAATAGATGAAGAAGATGGACATGCGTTTAAGAAAATGCACGTTCGTTATCGTCCTGAACTGGTCAATTCAGGTGAACTAAAGCAAATCAATCCGAACGTAACGACAGGAAAACATTTGAAGCCTGAGGAATTCTATGAAGCGATGAAACGAGATGACGTCATCATCATTGACGCTCGTAATGATTATGAATACGACATCGGTCATTTCCGTGGCGCAATACGACCGGATATACAAACTTTCAGAGAATTACCAGAATGGATTAAAGAAAATAGAAATAAATTTGAAGGCAAGAAAATCCTAACTTATTGCACAGGTGGAATCCGTTGTGAGAAATTTTCAGGATTCTTGAAAGAAGAAGGATTTGACGACGTAAACCAGTTACACGGTGGTATTATCAATTACAGCAAAAATCCGAATACACAAGGTCAGCTTTACGATGGAAAATGCTATGTATTCGATGAACGTATTTCAGTACCAATTAATAAAGTTGAAGACAAAGTTGTTGGAAAATGCTACTACTGTGGTAAAACAGAAGATCGATACGTTAATTGTGCGAACCCAGAATGTAACCTACAACACGTAGCATGTCACGAGTGTGAAGAAGAGCATATGCGTTCATGTTCTGATGAATGCCGTGAACATCCACGAAATCGATATAAAAGTAAATTAGAGCAACAAGCCTAAAGCTAAGGTTGTATAAAAATAAAAAGCACTGTCCGGGATGGACAGTGCTTTTCCTCATTTTTGTGTTAAAGTTTATTAATATTGATCAACTATTCTAACGATAGTTGAATCTTAATCAGCATACAGTCGTATATGATAGTAAGTAGGTGACTACTTGGAAGGAGTGAGAGGGATGGAAGAAATGTTTCAAATGATGCGTTGGGACTTAATTTTACCAATCATATTAATTGAACTTGTTTTAATAATAGTGGCATTGGTTGATTTAATTAGGAATAAAGAAACAAATGGACCACGATGGTTGTGGGTCATTCTTATCCTGTTCATTCAAGTGTTTGGTCCGATCTTATACTTTTTATTCGGAAGGAAGCATTGAAAATGACTATGATAAGCGTAAATGAGCTTCATAAACGATATGATGGTAAGTATGTTGTAAATGGCATTAGCCTTCAACTTCAACCAGGCAAATGTGTCGCCTTACTAGGGCCAAATGGAGCTGGGAAAACGACCACACTCCGAATGCTTTCTGGATTAATCCGTCCCACGTCAGGTTCGATTCAATTTGATGGATTAAGTGATACCAAAGATATTCGACACCATATTGGCTATCTTCCTCAATATCCGGCTTTCCATAACTGGATGACGGGAAGGGAATTTCTTGTGTACGTCGGACAGTTAGCAAAGCTCTCAAAATCTGAAGCATCAAAAAGGGCTAATGAACTATTATCGTTAGTAGGAATTTTTGATGCTGGAGATCAAAGGGTTAAGAAATATTCTGGTGGGATGAGGCAACGACTAGGCATCGCTCAAGCATTAATACATAATCCAAAACTACTTTTGTTGGATGAACCCGTGTCAGCACTAGATCCTATTGGACGGAGAGAGGTACTGACGTTAATGGACAGTCTGAAAGAACATACAACCCTCCTCTTTTCGACTCACATTCTTAATGATGCAGAGGAAATTTGTGATGAGCTTTTTGTGATGCATCAAGGGAAAATGTTAGAGTCCGGTTCAATCAATGACCTTCGTAATAAGCACCGTTTAGATAAAATAATCATCAAATTCGAAGGTGAGCTAGACCAACATAAAACAATAATAGAGCAGCTCAATCCTGTAAAAAGAGTGGAAATAGTGAAGGAACACTTGGAAATATACGTTGATGACCTACCACGAGGTAGAACAGAGATCCTTAACTTGATTCAGGAGAAATCATGGCCATTAACAAAGTTCGAGTTTGCGCAAACGACCTTAGAAGACATGTTTATGAGGATGGTCAATAAATGATTCAGTGGTTTGCGGTCTTTAAAAGAGAAAACTTAGAGAACTGGCGCAATTTCAAATGGATTTGGGTGCCTATTATTTTCATAATTCTCGGTGTGATGGACCCGATTACGACCTATTATTTACCGAAAATTATTGATGCGGTCGGAGGTTTACCAGAAGGAGGTACGATTACGTTACCTGAGTACAGTCCGGTAGATATACTCATGGCTAGTCTTGGTCAATATAGTCAGCTCGGTGTATTAATCATCGTGTTAATGACGATGGGTGTCATTGCTCGTGAAAGAAGAAGCGGCATCGCAGAATTAATACTCGTTAAACCTGTGAAGTACAGTAGTTATGTTAGTGCGAAGTGGAGCGCAACAGCCCTTCTTGTCATCGTGTCTCTAACAGTCGGTCTTTTAATGAGTTGGTACTATACGGGCGTTTTGTTTGGAGCACTTACCGTTATACAATTGATTCAAGCTTTATTCTTTTATAGCTTATGGCTGATCCTCGTTGTATCTATTTCTATATTTATGAATACGCTTGTCAAAAACTCTGGGGTTGTTGCATTTTTGACCATCACAGCCATTATTGTAATGAGTATTCTAACTAGTATATTCAAGCATCAACTGATATGGAGCCCTAACCGAATATCTGATTACATAAGAGATACACTATATACAGGTGTCATTCCAAATGAACTTTGGGGTACTTCAATCGTAACAACATTGATGATTTTCAGTTTCATTATTGGATCAGTATTGATGCTAAGAAATAAAGAAATGTCTTAATAAGCAAAGTCTTTGATAAAATTCATATGGATTTGGTACCTTAAGAACAAAGGAGTGATGAATCAATGACACAACCAAAGGTTACCGTATATTCTCAGCCTTCCTGACCACCATGTCAAATGGTGAAAGAGTTTCTTTCACAGCATAATGTTGAGTTTGAACAGTACAACGTAGCTGAAAATGAGGAAGCACGAGAAACAATGATCGACAAATACGATTCAATGTCTACACCAACAATTATTATTGGTGATCAAGTGATTACTGGATTTGATCCAGATAAGCTAACAAGACTATTGAATTTAGCTTAGAAAGGCGGCTTTGCTGCCTTTCTATTTTTATTAAAGGACCATAATATTATTATGTAAACATATGTGTTGTTGGTAAATCATTCATCTATTTCCGGTGACC
This Pseudalkalibacillus berkeleyi DNA region includes the following protein-coding sequences:
- a CDS encoding threonine aldolase family protein, translated to MIDLRSDTITKPTEDMRRAMYEAEVGDDVFGEDPTVKNLETKAADILGKEDALFVTSGTQGNQIAVLTHCQPGNEIILEEDAHIFYYEGGAIAAFAGVQTRTIKGDRGMISPALLKKAVRGDDIHFPETGLICMENTHNRAGGAIVPIDHMRDVYQVASEHHVPLHLDGARLFNAAAELERPISEFTEHTTTVQICLSKGLGAPAGSIIAGDQAFIKRARKWRKRLGGGLRQVGVLAAPGLIAMTDMATRLKEDHIRARKLADGLRTLKDLQVVNQVDTNIVVVETNNSNKSVEVWLNELKDKGILAVPFGPTTIRLTTHHHITDSDIESTLAAFNQIV
- a CDS encoding rhodanese-related sulfurtransferase; this translates as MNMTKSYRVLLYYKYVPIENAEQFKEDHLNFCKELGLKGRILIADEGINGTVSGTVEQTDAYMEALNNDDRFKGIEFKIDEEDGHAFKKMHVRYRPELVNSGELKQINPNVTTGKHLKPEEFYEAMKRDDVIIIDARNDYEYDIGHFRGAIRPDIQTFRELPEWIKENRNKFEGKKILTYCTGGIRCEKFSGFLKEEGFDDVNQLHGGIINYSKNPNTQGQLYDGKCYVFDERISVPINKVEDKVVGKCYYCGKTEDRYVNCANPECNLQHVACHECEEEHMRSCSDECREHPRNRYKSKLEQQA
- a CDS encoding PLD nuclease N-terminal domain-containing protein, which translates into the protein MEEMFQMMRWDLILPIILIELVLIIVALVDLIRNKETNGPRWLWVILILFIQVFGPILYFLFGRKH
- a CDS encoding ABC transporter ATP-binding protein, which gives rise to MTMISVNELHKRYDGKYVVNGISLQLQPGKCVALLGPNGAGKTTTLRMLSGLIRPTSGSIQFDGLSDTKDIRHHIGYLPQYPAFHNWMTGREFLVYVGQLAKLSKSEASKRANELLSLVGIFDAGDQRVKKYSGGMRQRLGIAQALIHNPKLLLLDEPVSALDPIGRREVLTLMDSLKEHTTLLFSTHILNDAEEICDELFVMHQGKMLESGSINDLRNKHRLDKIIIKFEGELDQHKTIIEQLNPVKRVEIVKEHLEIYVDDLPRGRTEILNLIQEKSWPLTKFEFAQTTLEDMFMRMVNK
- a CDS encoding ABC transporter permease, which produces MIQWFAVFKRENLENWRNFKWIWVPIIFIILGVMDPITTYYLPKIIDAVGGLPEGGTITLPEYSPVDILMASLGQYSQLGVLIIVLMTMGVIARERRSGIAELILVKPVKYSSYVSAKWSATALLVIVSLTVGLLMSWYYTGVLFGALTVIQLIQALFFYSLWLILVVSISIFMNTLVKNSGVVAFLTITAIIVMSILTSIFKHQLIWSPNRISDYIRDTLYTGVIPNELWGTSIVTTLMIFSFIIGSVLMLRNKEMS
- a CDS encoding glutaredoxin family protein, whose amino-acid sequence is MVKEFLSQHNVEFEQYNVAENEEARETMIDKYDSMSTPTIIIGDQVITGFDPDKLTRLLNLA